Below is a window of Scylla paramamosain isolate STU-SP2022 chromosome 14, ASM3559412v1, whole genome shotgun sequence DNA.
GGGATGTTTGCCTTATTCTTAGGTGGTTAAATATTAAATTGTAACCTTGAGTGTGAGTGATTCAGATTTGAAACTGTACTGTTCAGTCAGGATAAAGATAATGAAACCTAGATTTTGCAGTTGTCTTTTTAGTACGGGTGTGTAATTTTGGGGTAAAAGTCACATGGGCTAACAAACTGGTACTATATTAACTCAGAATGCACAGTGTCCTtgagctcttttcctgtaattgAAGAAATTTGTTCACAAATCAGTTGAAAAGATGTTATTATTTACATAACACTTCCAGTacttaatgttatttttgtctTGCATTATGTATGACATGTTgatttaagtgaaaaaaaatgtttctcatGCCAGTTTTAATTTCCAGATGTAACAGAGAATGCTTTACTTCTGCCCCACTTGTGCCAACCTCCTGATTGTGGAGGAGAGCTCACAGGTTAGTGGAGTATTTCTGAGCAACAAAGAACATACCTAGTTAAATGCCTGAAGAAGTAGCTTTCTCAGATTCCTCTTAAGTTTTGAATGTTAGCCTATAATACCCTGCAATATTTACTCTTATGGACCAGGGTTAAGATGAATACAGTACTTAACAGGGAAAGAAGCAGGAATACAGAAGTAACAAGGCAAAAATGGTAACAATACCAAATAAATATGAATTAACAAGAGTGGAGACGAATAAATTACCTTGATGAAGGTATTTATTGCAGATTTTTTTAAGGAATTACAGTACCTTTATGTTAGTCACCATCATTGAAGGATATTTTATGAATTTTCTTGTGAATATTGCCTTAATATCTGATTATTCCTATAGGGCATGCGGTTTTCTTGTGTTACCTGCCCCTATGTCTTCCCCATCAAGAGGTGTGTCTCCTACAAGATCTATCCCAAATTGAAGGCTCTAGATGATGTTCTTGGAGGTGCTGCTGCCTGGAAGAATGTAGACTCCACCGATGAGCCGTGTCCCAAGTGTTCCCACCCAAGAGCTTACTTCATGCAGGTACAGACAAGATCTGCTGATGAACCAATGACCCTCTTTTATAAGTGTTGTGCTCCAACATGTGGTCATCGGTGGAAGGAATAAGACTGTAAATGCTTGAAAAGTTGTGGACTGTACTAagaacagtgttatttgttacTGGTGGCATTCATACTTTAGTTTTTATGAAGTGGTTATCTGTAATTCATAAATCAGTGAGGCGGATGAGTAGTACTATAGTGGATTGGTTAACTATTGATCCTCCAATGAATAATGTGGTGCAAGTACTGGAGGGGCCTTCAGTTGCCTGTCATGCCAAGAAAGCTGCTACTGCACTAGTCTCGGGCCACGTGATTGCCCTGCCTACAGACACGCTGTATGGAATTGCTGCCTTAGCCCAGAACAACACAGCTGTAGAAAATATTTACAAGATCAAGAAACGCAATTCAACAAAACCTCTTGCTATCTGTGTGGCAGAAGTAGCAGATGTGTACCACTGGGGAAAAGTCACTGTACCTCACTCACTTCTGAACTCCCTATTGCCTGGTCCAGTTACATTAATATTCCAGCGCACTCCCCAGCTCAATCCTGCTCTGAACCCTGGAACAGACCTGGTTGGCATACGTATACCTGATGAAGAATTTATCAGAACAGTGGTAAGATACTGTGGGTCACCAATAGCTCTGACAAGTGCCAATATAAGTACAAGGGATAGTCCTTTGTGTGTGGAAGAGTTCAGTGAGCTCTGGGACAAACTTTACTGTGTGTATGACAGTGGTCACATTGGTGAACAGACAGAATGCAGAGAGGGTTCTACAATAATTGACCTTTCTCAAACTGGATCATACAGACTTATTCGCAGAGGTATTGCCTATGAGCATACTACCCAGGTACTACAGGAGTTTAAACTGACCTTAATAGATTAACATTCTATTCAGTTACATGTAATTGAGTTCTTTTCTTcccactttattattattactatttgaTGGAAACATGTTCACTCACCGCCTGAAACGTGAGAAGAGGGAAGCAGCTATCTGTAGTTCCCTGGTGACACGACTCAAGGAAGCTGTGCAAAGTGTGCTTCAGCCTGGAGGGACCACAAGCAACTCAGGACCAAGGTACTCACCAAGTGTACCACATGGACCAGTCCTGGGGCATTCGGACAACACCAACGCTCTGTGCAATGTCCTGGAATCCATCTTTATTCATGGCTTACGAGATTCCTTCAGTGAGAAGATGTCAGTCCTGCTTGGAGCCGACCCTGACCGAATGCCTGTCCCAAACTTCTGGCCAGTCATCCTGATCATCAGTCACAGGGACTCAATTGAACAGGTGAACACAGCTTCTTGCCTCtatacattctcctcctcttctcttctcttctcttctcttctcttctcttcttttctcttctcttctcttctcttctctcctctcctctcctctcctctcctctcctctcctttcccctcccctcccctcccctcccctcccctcccctcctttcccctccccttccctctcctccccttccccctcttcttttctctattgaCTTAAATTTTAAAATATACTAAAGTGCTTATGATATTCACACTAAAAGATGATTCTTATGTATACAAATGTAATTCAGAGAATGTTTATTGAAGGTATGATATTGTATGTACTTTGGGGAATCTTGTAACCTTATGcatttccttgcttctttaAACAGGTCAATGAGCTGTCGTTCATCAGCAGTGAGGTGGGAAGAAGCCGGGCTTGGGTACGTTTGGCTCTCAACAATGGCCAGATCTGCAGTTATCTGAGTATCTTACTGCAGGACTCTCACACTCTGAAGGACTATTACAAGTGAGTGCCTGTTAGAAAAAGAGACCTGGCCATATATGTACAGCCTCTGATGGAGGCTTTGTGTAATTCAGACAAATAATGTGAGATGCAGTGTTGATGTGACTGGCTAGCCTGTGTTCCATTGCTCAGATATGTTTGGGAAAAGTTGGATTGTTTGGCAGCACATTagctttacttttctcttcaaATTACAGGATTGATTGTAATTGAGTCATTTAGAAGACAAGATTAAGTTTTCTGAATATTTTGTTTGGCTTGGCAGAACTACAGCATTCCTGAGGGATCCTGAGAGAGCGGATATCACATTGGGTGTGTTGCAGCCCCTGGCCTCCCTTACCTTCAATTTGGCCACCAATGCTGCTGTGCTCAACACTTGGACTCAAACACCATTGGTTCTAGCTGGGATATGGACACCTAGCATTCAGGTGAGGCTGAAATTAATTGAGTATATGACATTCATTGATATATTTAATCATTTTTTCatgccattttcttttttttctcttttacaacCTTAAGGATCTATACATATAAAATGTTATTTATTGTACCTGCTTTTCTTGTTCATTAGCTCTTCATGTCTTCCAATTCATCTTATAAACCTATGTATATGTTAAGGATTAACAAATTTCCATGCATTAGTGAGCTGTgttgttaagtttgggttagtgaATTCCAGTCCCACATTGTGAATCAAAGTGAACCAAGTAAAGGAAATGTGTCTGAAGTCTTATACAGTGATTctgaaataatatgaaaaaaagatgttGCCCCTCAGGGTGACAGATAATAAGATGTTGCCCCTCAGGGTGACGGATAATAGTCATAAGTTCATAGTAATGAAACACTTATAGTAAAGACTAATTCTCTTTTCCAGGGTATGATATCTGATCCAGTTCTGGCAGCAACAGATGTGGCGAGCACAGTTCATGATGTCCAAGCACATGGTGTGGGTATTCCTATTATCTCAACTCCAATCAGTGACCACATGTTTGACATGATCATTGGGGGCACACCAGAAACTAGTTTTATTAGtgactatatggaaaaaagtgaagtagaTACAGCAAAGCATGAAGACAAAAGTTCTATCAAGACCAAAGAAATTTTGCCAGACACCAAATCTAATGTGAATGAAActagtgagaaaaagaaaaaagaagcaacttCCACCACAGAACAAGATTCTGAAGACAACaaccaaagaaaacaagaaaatgttcTCCCTGATAATCAAATAAATCAGCTAGAAACTTCCATTTCAAGCACAGACAATGACAGAGTGTttgggagggattggagcattGACTCAATGTCTCACAGCACAATTGAAACAGCTCCAGAGTACAATAGACTTTTCTCAGATCTAGAAGGCCTTGGTGGATTCCCTTCTGTGCCAGGCCTGGTGGTGCCTGACCTAGACCTGTCACCATCTTCCACTCCAAGTGAAGAAGTTTCTAATGAggtatgtaataataattataattagttCATACTCACTAAACACAATAGAAAtcttcattaattatttcatcatcattgctaaGGTAGTGTACTGGGTAACAAAGGcttctctccactttctcctttcatttctgttTGCATGTTGTCTTTTTTTGGTGTATGAAgctgattttattatttttttctcccattattttatttcctgtctGCCATAGCTACATGTCCTGTCCATGAGTGGCCATGCATTTTACTAACCTAtctaccattttatttttttgttttatatttatgtttaaTATGATGACTGACATCCAATTTTGTCAGTAACATTTTATCAGTATTTActactccttttttttaacACTTCCCATGTCCACTGATTTTGATTCCACAGGGTGAGCAATTGTATAAAGCTGGTTGCACGTGACACAGTCAATTTCCTTTATATTATATGCATTTGAAGCTTTCAAATCTCTTCTTGCTAGACTGAAACTGAAATTCAAATCATGTGGTTAACTTAAGTCTACATACTCATTTGTGTGCAGCTGGTTGTATTGGTTTCTTTTTGATTCAGTTGTGACTGCACTTCCTTGAGGGGTGTTCCTGTCTTCATGTTGTTGTGATGGCACCTGATCACCttgcaaaatacataaaatttatGATGCTGTGTGGGTTACCAAAACTCTCTTTTCTTGCTGTCTTTTTTCTTACACTTCTTGGTGTTTTCACAAATCTTGCACCTAGCCAGACAAACTAATTCAGCAAAAATTTTTTCTACTTTTGCAAAATACTTAAGATCGGTCAGGATTTTGTGTTGGCTCTTTAGGAGTAATGAAAGTTCTGCAAACAGATTTTGTATTGATGTGTTGATATACCCAACTTTTCCTGTATTATGCTGCATGTATTACAATTTAATTGGCAGCTTCTTTTTGgttccattatttctttcttcttttaaggAGCAGCATGTTGcacaaattttttttcccccatttcccTTAGCCTGTCTTCctgacataaaagaaaaaaagatgaaaggaaaatgcaTGTGATGACTTTGATAATA
It encodes the following:
- the LOC135106903 gene encoding DNA-directed RNA polymerase III subunit RPC10-like isoform X1; this translates as MLYFCPTCANLLIVEESSQGMRFSCVTCPYVFPIKRCVSYKIYPKLKALDDVLGGAAAWKNVDSTDEPCPKCSHPRAYFMQVQTRSADEPMTLFYKCCAPTCGHRWKE
- the LOC135106903 gene encoding DNA-directed RNA polymerase III subunit RPC10-like isoform X2: MLYFCPTCANLLIVEESSQRCVSYKIYPKLKALDDVLGGAAAWKNVDSTDEPCPKCSHPRAYFMQVQTRSADEPMTLFYKCCAPTCGHRWKE
- the LOC135106902 gene encoding threonylcarbamoyl-AMP synthase-like — translated: MLEKLWTVLRTVLFVTGGIHTLVFMKWLSVIHKSVRRMSSTIVDWLTIDPPMNNVVQVLEGPSVACHAKKAATALVSGHVIALPTDTLYGIAALAQNNTAVENIYKIKKRNSTKPLAICVAEVADVYHWGKVTVPHSLLNSLLPGPVTLIFQRTPQLNPALNPGTDLVGIRIPDEEFIRTVVRYCGSPIALTSANISTRDSPLCVEEFSELWDKLYCVYDSGHIGEQTECREGSTIIDLSQTGSYRLIRRGIAYEHTTQVLQEFKLTLID
- the LOC135106900 gene encoding run domain Beclin-1-interacting and cysteine-rich domain-containing protein-like; the encoded protein is MFTHRLKREKREAAICSSLVTRLKEAVQSVLQPGGTTSNSGPRYSPSVPHGPVLGHSDNTNALCNVLESIFIHGLRDSFSEKMSVLLGADPDRMPVPNFWPVILIISHRDSIEQVNELSFISSEVGRSRAWVRLALNNGQICSYLSILLQDSHTLKDYYKTTAFLRDPERADITLGVLQPLASLTFNLATNAAVLNTWTQTPLVLAGIWTPSIQGMISDPVLAATDVASTVHDVQAHGVGIPIISTPISDHMFDMIIGGTPETSFISDYMEKSEVDTAKHEDKSSIKTKEILPDTKSNVNETSEKKKKEATSTTEQDSEDNNQRKQENVLPDNQINQLETSISSTDNDRVFGRDWSIDSMSHSTIETAPEYNRLFSDLEGLGGFPSVPGLVVPDLDLSPSSTPSEEVSNESSQSDVAEKLSYEVVPVKQPSAEEMRCLLPLLTRLTTEEGLDAQAYKCNQCKSYVGMIYGKPRVCSYDSKYYCYECHENESALIPARIVHNWDFTLYPVCSANFQWLSSVNHLPLIDLRTVNPRLYCHIEDLAELQMLRTQLLYVRAYLFTCRSDAGQKLRKLVWPREHLYEHVHLYSVFDFQFVASGQLVSKVRHAVTFGRDHIAHCEVCSVRGFHCELCSDTEVIYPFQLGNTYTCGVCYGVYHSSCARGWKECPRCVRRAARKEHPGQESINT